GTGTACATCCAGGGCCACTCCTCCCCAGGTATCTACGGCCGCGCTTATCTGGAAGGCCGTATCAACGAAGCCCAGCTGGATAACTTTCGCCGCGAGGCCGGTGGCGAAGGCCTGTCTTCCTACCCTCATCCACGGCTGATGCCGGACTTTTGGCAGTTTCCAACGGTGTCCATGGGGCTCGGCCCGATCACTGCCGCTTACCAGGCGCGCTTTATGCGCTACCTGGAATTTCGCGACCTCAAGCAACACCAGGGTCGCAAGGTGTGGGCGTTCCTCGGCGACGGCGAAATGGACCAGCCGGAATCCCTGGCCGCCATCTCCCTGGCGGGGCGCGAAAAACTCGACAACCTGATCTTTGTAGTGAACTGCAACCTGCAGCGGCTGGACGGCCCGGTGCGCGGCAACGCCAAGGTGATCCAGGAATTCGAAAGTTTGTACCGTGCCGCCGGCTGGAATGTGATCAAGGTGATCTGGGGCGGTGGCTGGGATGCGCTGCTGGAAAAGGACCACAGCGGCCTGCTGCGCCAACGCATGATGGAATGTGTGGACGGCGACTACCAAAATTACAAATCTCAGAATGGCGCCTACGTACGCGAGCATTTCTTCGGCAAGTATCCGCAGCTGCTGGCACTGGTTGCAGACATGTCCGACGACGATATCTGGAAGCTCTCACGGGGCGGTCATGACCCGGCCAAGGTCTACAACGCCTACGCCGCCGCGGTACGCCACAAGGGCCAGCCCACTGTGATCCTGGCCAAGACCGTAAAGGGCTTTGGCATGGGCGAGGCCGGCGAAGGCCAGAACATCAATCATCAGTTGAAAAAGATGGGCGCCGAGGCGGTAAAAGCCTTCCGTGATCGCTTCGGTCTGGACGTGGCCGATGACCAGCTCGACGAGATTCCTTACCTAAAACCCGCCGCCGACAGTGCAGAAGCCCACTACTTCAGCGCCCGGCGCCAGGCCCTGGGCGGACACGTGCCCGCCCGGCACAGCAGCGTCGCCCCTTTGACGATCCCGCCTTTGTCCGTATTCGCCACTCAGCTCAAGGACACCGGCGAGCGCGCTATTTCCACCACCATGGCGTTCGTCCGCATCCTTGGCACCCTGCTCAAGGACCCGCATTTGGGCAAGCTGATCGTACCCATCGTGCCGGATGAGTCGCGCACCTTCGGCATGGAAAGCCTGTTCCGGCAGATCGGCATCCACTCCGCCGTCGGCCAGCTTTACACTCCGCAAGACGCCGGCCAACTGAGCTACTACAAAGAGAGCAAGGACGGACAGATCATGCAGGAAGGCCTGAATGAATCGGGAGCCATTTCCTCATGGATCGCGGCGAGTACGTCCTACAGCAACCACGGCCTGATGACCGTGCCTTTCTATATCTTCTACTCAATGTTCGGCTTCCAGCGCGTTGGCGACCTGGCCTGGGCGGCGGGAGATGCGCGGGCCCGAGGGTTTCTGCTGGGGGCCACGGCCGGGCGCACCACCCTGATGGGAGAAGGGTTGCAGCATGACGACGGGCACAGCCATATCCTGGCGTCAGTGATTCCTTGCTGCGTGGCCTACGACCCGACCTTTGCCTACGAGCTGGCGGTGATTATTCGCGAGGGCATGCGGCGCATGTACGTCGAGCAGGAAGACATTTATTACTACATCACCCTGCTCAACGAAAACTACCCGCACCCGGCAATGCCCGAAGGCGTCGAGACTGGCATTCTCAAGGGTATGTATCCGTTGAGCACCCACCGCCAATCATGCGTGCAACTGATGGGCAGTGGTTCGATTCTGCGTGAAGTGATCGCCGCAGCTGCGCTGCTTGAGCGGGACTTCGCCGTGCACAGCGATGTCTGGAGCGTCACCAGCCTGACTGAACTGCGCCGCGACGGGCACGCGATGGAACGCTGGAACCTGTTGCATCCGAGCGATGAACCGCGCCAGAGCTATGTGGAACAGTGTCTCGCCGACAAGACCGGACCGGTGGTGGTCGCTACCGACTACATGAAACTATTCGCCGACCAGATTCGCCCCTTCGTACACGGCCGCCGCTTTGTGGCGCTGGGCACGGATGGTTTCGGGCAGTCGGATACACGCGAAGCGTTGCGCGAGTTTTTTGAAGTAGATCGACATTTCATCGTGCTGGCGGCCCTGAAGGCCTTGGCAGATGACGGCGTGATCGGCCGTGACAAGGTCGTGGACGCCATCAGCCGCTACGGGATCAATGCCGACAAGGCAGATCCCGTAACGGTCTGAGCTACTGGGCTGGGGTCGGCAGAGGTGGAATCGCCTCTGTCGGCGCGGGCAGGCTCGGGTTGGTCGGCGCAGGCGCAGGTTCTGTTGCCGGTGTCGGTGCCATGTCCGGTACGGGCTCTACGCTCGGCGCGACGGGCGCGATGGGTGCGGCCTCAGGTGGCGGCGCAAGCGGCTGCGCAGCGGCAGGCGTGACAGGCGCCTCTTGAGGAGCCTCGACCTTATCGGCTGCCGGCGCGGCTTTCTGTTCAGGCATGCCAAGCTCATCCTTGGGCTTTTCGGGGATATGTGCGGCCTGCTTCACTTCCTGGGGCAAAAACACATCCACCAAGGCAAAGTAACGCTCATAGAACTTGGGCGCCGAGACGGTCTCGCTCGCCACCTTGACCATCGAGTCATCGGTGGAGCCGATGGGCATCGACACCGAGCCCAATACCCCAACCCCGAGGCTCGCGGAATTGTTGACCTTCTTCAGCGCATAGCGGTCCTGCAAGGCGTTGGCAAACATCGTCGAGTGATTGCTGCCTTTGCCATCAGCGGCACACACCACGTTGAAGCTGATCTGCAAATGGGTCTCGCCGGTCTGCTGGAAACTCTTGTTGCCGGCCACCAACTTTGGATCGCTGCTGGTGATGATATAGCCCTGGCTGAGCAGGGCACGACGCGCCGCTTCACAGGCCGCCACATCGCTCACCGGGTAATCGCGGGAAAAGGTACCGGAGTCGTCGAAATTCTCATGTTCATAAATAGCGGTCTTGGGTGACGAGCAACCCGCCGCGCCCGCCAGCACCAGCGCCAACCCTAGGTTTCGCAAGTGAAATGATGTCGACATCGAAAATCCTGAGAAAAACAGTCCGGGCGGTATTGTGCAACAGAACGAGGCCTTGGCGCGCGCATTCCTGTCGGTAAAACGTCACAGCCTTTGGGGCTGGCGCTGCTGACTATGACAAGTTTGTTTACAACTTATTCCCCAACTTCCTATCATCGCCCTGGGTGCGCTGCTGCATACGGCACAGCGCAGGTTAAAGAATAAGCGTTGGTCGGGCCGCCAATGGAGATAGGTCGTGCCTGATAAACACCCAGCCATCCCTCGCCCACAGCGTTTGACCGAGGGCGCACTGTCTGCCCTTGGGCGCTTTTCAGATATAGAAGCCGTCAGCGGCATTGTCCTGCTGCTGGCCGCCATCGTCGCCTTGATCTGGGCCAACAGCCCGGCGGCCGACACCTACGAGCACTTCTGGAATACCCCAGTCACCCTTGGGCTGGGCGACTACAGCGTGTCGCGCTCGCTGCACTTCCTGGTCAATGACGGCCTGATGACCATCTTCTTCCTGGTGGTGGGCGCCGAGATACGCCAGGAGATCAAGGACGGTGCGCTCGCCAACCTGAAGCTGGCCACGCTGCCATTGGGCGCAGCGCTGGGTGGCGTACTGATGCCGGCGATCATTTACACCGTGCTCAACCACGGCACCGCCGCCGCCAGTGGCTGGGCCGTACCCACCGCAACGGACATCGCCTTTGCCGTCGGCGTGCTGGCACTGTTGGGCAGGTCGATTCCCAGTGGCGTACGTATCCTGCTGCTGGCCTTGGCCATTATCGATGACATCGTGGCAATCCTGATCATTGCCGTATTCTTCACCGCCAGCCTCGATTACATGGGACTGGTAATAGCCATCGCCGGGCTGGCGCTGGTGCTGGTTTTCCAGCGCATGGGCATCGGCAAGGCCGCCGTCTACCTGCTGCCTGGAGCGATCGTGTGGTTTGGCCTGCTCAAGACCGGCGTCCACCCGACGCTTGCCGGCGTAATCCTGGGGCTGATGACGCCGGTCAACTCCAAGCCCGCCACCGAGCGCCCACTGGACACCATAGGCCGCACGTTCAACGAATTGATGGAGCGCTTCTCCCAGTCCCATGAAGGCCCTGGACACGTTAACCAGCCACTGAAGCAATTGCGCGAAGCGCAGCGGGAAATTTTACCGCCAGTGCAGCGGGTTCAATCGGCGCTGCACCCGTGGGTGGCCTTCGGCGTGATGCCGCTGTTCGCGCTGGCCAATGCCGGTGTCAGCCTGAGCGGCTTCAACCTGGACGATCCCCTGCCCCACGGCGTGTTCATGGGCGTCGTCTTCGCCCTGGTGCTGGGCAAACCCTTGGGCGTGATGCTGGCCAGTATCACCCTGGTCAAGCTCAACCTCTGCCAGCTGCCGGACGGCGTCACCTGGTCGGGTGTCGGCCTGGTGGGTCTGCTGGCGGGGATTGGCTTTACCATGTCGATCTTCATCTCGTCCCTGGCGTTCTCCGACCCGGCCTTGCTGTCGGCGGCCAAGCTGAGCGTGTTGACGGCGTCGACCCTGGCTGCGGTCATCGGCCTGACCTGGGGTAAGCTCAAGTTCTCGGGCAAGAAATCTGAGAGCTAAGCGCCACCGCCATAAGCGTGCGGCGTAAAAAGCGGCCGACCGGCGCTCCAAACGACGTCAATCGCGGTAGCGCAACGCATCCACGAGGAGGCTGAATGCTTGTGTGGGTTGGCGTCGACTTGGGTAGTACAGGTGATATCCGGAAAACGGCGGGCACCAGTCCTCTAGAACACGAATTAAGCTGCCGTGTTCGATGTCCGATCTCACCTGCTCTTCAGGTAGGTAGGCGAGCCCCTGACCTGATCGAGCCCCCATCAAAATGAGAGACGCAGATCCAACAACAAGCTGACCGTCCACATGGACGTTTACAGCTCGACCGTCCTTCTCGAATTCCCAAGCGTACAGTCCGCCATGTGTAGGAAGTCGCAGGTTGATGCAGTTGTGAAACGTCAAGTCGGAGGGCGCCCGTGGCTGTCCGTACTTCTCGAAGTACACGGGCGTACCGACTACCGCCATGCGCATGTCTGGCCCTATCCGGGTAGCTATCATGCCTTGCGCTACCGTTTCGCCAGGTCGAATGCCAGCATCGAAACGCCCGCCCACGATATCTGTCAGCCCTACATCTACGACTATTTCAATTTTGATTTCTGGGTACAGAGGAAGGAATTTCTCCAGCTTGGGCCAGAGCACGGTGGCCGCGGCGTTTTCGGTAGCCGCGAGGCGCAGGGTACCTCTGGGATTTTCGCCCAATGCAGTAACCGCTTCTAACTCCGCATCGACCTCCGCGAACCGCTGAGCGACGGTTTGCAGCAGGCGCTCGCCAGCCTGAGTGGGTGACACGCGTCTGGTCGTCCGAGTGAGGAGCCTTACGCCTAAGCGCGTCTCTAATGCCCGCATCGTTTGGCTCAGCGCTGACTGCGAGACACCCAGTTGCTTCGCTGCTTTGGTAAAGCTTTGTTCTTGTGCAACCACTAAAAACGCGACGAGGTCGGAGGCGGTCTGCTTGTGCATTGATAAGCTTCGCTTATATATCTAATCAATTTTAAGCACGTTATCAGAAGCAATCGTGGCTGTTAATTTAGTTTCAGATCTAACGCAGCCTCGCTGCCGAGTGAACGGAAGGAAATTCTGATGGCATACGAAAAAGGTACAGCCCACAAGGCTTTTGGCGATGTAGCTCCGGCGCTTGCCGAATACACCGATAACCTGCTGTTCGATGATGTGTGGAAACGGCCCGGCCTCTCACCTCGTGACCGCAGCCTTGTAACCATCACCACCCTCATTGTGCTTTACCGTCAAAACGAGTTGCCGTACCACCTTAAGCTTGCCCTTGAGAACGGCGTGACCCGTGAAGAAATCATCGAAACGATCACCCATCTGGCGTTCTATGGCGGCTGGCCCGTCGCGGCGACTGCACTGAATATCGCTCGCAAGGTGTTCGAGGAGACCGGTACATAAGCAGGGCCTGTGAATATTTTCCGCAACGCAGGTGCCCACTGACGTGGCAGCTGCCGCCCACTATCGGTGGCGCAATGCGCACTCAAGCCACCGGCGACTCAGAGAGAATTCC
Above is a genomic segment from Pseudomonas sp. R5-89-07 containing:
- a CDS encoding carboxymuconolactone decarboxylase family protein, giving the protein MAYEKGTAHKAFGDVAPALAEYTDNLLFDDVWKRPGLSPRDRSLVTITTLIVLYRQNELPYHLKLALENGVTREEIIETITHLAFYGGWPVAATALNIARKVFEETGT
- the aceE gene encoding pyruvate dehydrogenase (acetyl-transferring), homodimeric type; this encodes MNPNNAASLDNDPQETREWLDSIESVLSTEGRPRAHYLIDQLLDFDVARHGDFYGRVTTPYVNTIALDREVPYPGNLDIERRTNAFIRWNAMAMVLRAGKHSGVGGHIATYASAAVLYDVGFDHFFRGRTDTFDGDLVYIQGHSSPGIYGRAYLEGRINEAQLDNFRREAGGEGLSSYPHPRLMPDFWQFPTVSMGLGPITAAYQARFMRYLEFRDLKQHQGRKVWAFLGDGEMDQPESLAAISLAGREKLDNLIFVVNCNLQRLDGPVRGNAKVIQEFESLYRAAGWNVIKVIWGGGWDALLEKDHSGLLRQRMMECVDGDYQNYKSQNGAYVREHFFGKYPQLLALVADMSDDDIWKLSRGGHDPAKVYNAYAAAVRHKGQPTVILAKTVKGFGMGEAGEGQNINHQLKKMGAEAVKAFRDRFGLDVADDQLDEIPYLKPAADSAEAHYFSARRQALGGHVPARHSSVAPLTIPPLSVFATQLKDTGERAISTTMAFVRILGTLLKDPHLGKLIVPIVPDESRTFGMESLFRQIGIHSAVGQLYTPQDAGQLSYYKESKDGQIMQEGLNESGAISSWIAASTSYSNHGLMTVPFYIFYSMFGFQRVGDLAWAAGDARARGFLLGATAGRTTLMGEGLQHDDGHSHILASVIPCCVAYDPTFAYELAVIIREGMRRMYVEQEDIYYYITLLNENYPHPAMPEGVETGILKGMYPLSTHRQSCVQLMGSGSILREVIAAAALLERDFAVHSDVWSVTSLTELRRDGHAMERWNLLHPSDEPRQSYVEQCLADKTGPVVVATDYMKLFADQIRPFVHGRRFVALGTDGFGQSDTREALREFFEVDRHFIVLAALKALADDGVIGRDKVVDAISRYGINADKADPVTV
- the nhaA gene encoding Na+/H+ antiporter NhaA gives rise to the protein MPDKHPAIPRPQRLTEGALSALGRFSDIEAVSGIVLLLAAIVALIWANSPAADTYEHFWNTPVTLGLGDYSVSRSLHFLVNDGLMTIFFLVVGAEIRQEIKDGALANLKLATLPLGAALGGVLMPAIIYTVLNHGTAAASGWAVPTATDIAFAVGVLALLGRSIPSGVRILLLALAIIDDIVAILIIAVFFTASLDYMGLVIAIAGLALVLVFQRMGIGKAAVYLLPGAIVWFGLLKTGVHPTLAGVILGLMTPVNSKPATERPLDTIGRTFNELMERFSQSHEGPGHVNQPLKQLREAQREILPPVQRVQSALHPWVAFGVMPLFALANAGVSLSGFNLDDPLPHGVFMGVVFALVLGKPLGVMLASITLVKLNLCQLPDGVTWSGVGLVGLLAGIGFTMSIFISSLAFSDPALLSAAKLSVLTASTLAAVIGLTWGKLKFSGKKSES
- a CDS encoding DUF2242 domain-containing protein, with the translated sequence MSTSFHLRNLGLALVLAGAAGCSSPKTAIYEHENFDDSGTFSRDYPVSDVAACEAARRALLSQGYIITSSDPKLVAGNKSFQQTGETHLQISFNVVCAADGKGSNHSTMFANALQDRYALKKVNNSASLGVGVLGSVSMPIGSTDDSMVKVASETVSAPKFYERYFALVDVFLPQEVKQAAHIPEKPKDELGMPEQKAAPAADKVEAPQEAPVTPAAAQPLAPPPEAAPIAPVAPSVEPVPDMAPTPATEPAPAPTNPSLPAPTEAIPPLPTPAQ
- a CDS encoding LysR family transcriptional regulator, translated to MHKQTASDLVAFLVVAQEQSFTKAAKQLGVSQSALSQTMRALETRLGVRLLTRTTRRVSPTQAGERLLQTVAQRFAEVDAELEAVTALGENPRGTLRLAATENAAATVLWPKLEKFLPLYPEIKIEIVVDVGLTDIVGGRFDAGIRPGETVAQGMIATRIGPDMRMAVVGTPVYFEKYGQPRAPSDLTFHNCINLRLPTHGGLYAWEFEKDGRAVNVHVDGQLVVGSASLILMGARSGQGLAYLPEEQVRSDIEHGSLIRVLEDWCPPFSGYHLYYPSRRQPTQAFSLLVDALRYRD